One genomic window of Trichomycterus rosablanca isolate fTriRos1 chromosome 1, fTriRos1.hap1, whole genome shotgun sequence includes the following:
- the atp8b4 gene encoding probable phospholipid-transporting ATPase IM produces the protein MAQRWLWMLVPWRGGWNPRAKAPGQEEERHVRANDRDYNERFNYADNHIKTAKYTFYTFLPINLFEQFQRFANAYFLVLLILQLIPEISSLSWFTTIVPLVLVLSITAVKDATDDYFRHKSDQQVNTRQSQVLIHQKLQNEKWMNVRVGDIIKLENNQFVAADLLLLSSSEPYGLCYIETSELDGETNLKVRQALPVTSDLGADVAKLAEFDGEVICEPPNNKLDRFTGTLYWKDNKYPLDNDKMLLRGCMLRNTEWCFGLVIFAGLQTKLMQNCGRTKFKRTSIDKLMNTLVLWIFGFLICMGIILAIGNTIWEQGVGRTFWEHLQWNKLLSSPVFSGFLTFWSYIIILNTVVPISLYVSVEVLRLGHSYFINWDRKMYYSRKDTAAEARTTTLNEELGQVEFIFSDKTGTLTQNVMVFNKCSINGQIYGDVYDEFGHKVDITEKTPCVDFSFNPLMDRKFRFYDSSLVEAIKLEEPLVQEFFRLLALCHTVMTEERSEGELVYQAQSPDEGALVTAARNFGFVFRSRTPETITLYEMGQPVTYQLVAILDFSNVRKRMSVIVRNPKGQLKLYSKGADTIIFERLDSSNEELMYTTSEHLNEFAGEGLRTLALAYKDLDEDMFDEWMKKLLFASTTLDNREERLEALYEEIEQDLMLLGATAIEDKLQEGVPETITCLTLANIKIWVLTGDKLETAMNIGYSCNMLRDDMNEMFIISGHTMLEVQQELRNAKERIIGPSRERFSSSQDMRKPSSDSVFEQTIIAEYALIINGHSLAHALEAELEQILLDVACLCKTVICCRVTPLQKAQVVELVKRHKRVVTLAIGDGANDVNMIKTAHIGVGISGQEGMQAVLASDYSFAQFRYLQRLLLVHGRWSYHRMCNFLCYFFYKNFAFTLVHFWFGFLCGFSAQTVYDQWFITLFNIVYTSLPVLAMGLFDQDVNEQYSLRYPNLYQPGQLNLLFNKRKFFMCTLQGIYTSFVLFFIPYGVFLCAVRDDGSHISDQQSFAVTIATSLVIVVSVQIGLDTNYWTAVNHFFIWGSLAMYFAILFAITSDGLFTIFQNQFPFVGTARNTLNQKIVWLVILLITVVCLMPMMAIRFLRTDLYPTQTDKVRLLQQASRRQHPQEQNLRRVRRTSSRRSAYAFAHQQGYGELITSGKNMKVHTPSTSAFPDSPERLKSSTSWTENMSKKELDTNSTVAGEETMHSGITEHPRPTHQHSLRTLYTD, from the exons aGGAGGAACGCCATGTTAGAGCCAATGACCGCGACTACAACGAGAGATTTAATTATGCT GACAATCACATCAAGACAGCAAAGTATACCTTCTACACTTTCCTACCCATCAACTTATTTGAGCAGTTTCAACGATTTGCAAATGCATACTTCTTAGTGTTGCTCATTCTACAG CTTATTCCTGAGATCTCCTCTCTGTCCTGGTTTACCACTATTGTGCCTTTGGTGTTGGTACTGTCTATCACTGCTGTAAAAGATGCAACTGATGACTAT TTCCGCCATAAAAGTGATCAACAAGTCAACACTCGCCAGTCTCAGGTACTCATTCATCAAAA GCTACAAAATGAGAAATGGATGAACGTTCGAGTTGGAGACATTATAAAACTTGAGAACAACCAGTTTGTTGCT GCTGATTTGCTTCTCCTCTCCAGCAGTGAACCATATGGGCTGTGCTATATTGAGACATCAGAGTTAGATGG AGAAACAAACCTGAAGGTGCGCCAAGCCCTGCCAGTAACTTCAGACCTTGGGGCAGACGTTGCCAAGCTTGCAGAATTTGACG GAGAGGTTATATGTGAACCTCCCAATAATAAACTGGACAGATTTACTGGGACCCTGTACTGGAAGGACAACAAATACCCCCTGGACAATGATAAAATGCTACTGAGAGGCTGTATGCTTCGAAACACTGAGTGGTGCTTTGGTCTTGTAATCTTTGCtg GGCTCCAAACCAAGCTGATGCAGAACTGTGGGAGGACAAAATTCAAAAGAACCAGCATTGACAAGCTGATGAACACTTTAGTTTTGTGG ATTTTTGGATTCCTCATCTGCATGGGGATTATTCTGGCAATTGGGAACACCATTTGGGAGCAAGGAGTGGGCAGAACCTTCTGGGAACACCTACAATGGAATAAACTACTTAGCAGTCCTGTCTTCTCTGGATTCCTCACTTTCTGGTCTTACATTATCATTCTCAACACCGTGGTCCCAATATCTCTATATGTTAG TGTTGAAGTACTGCGTCTAGGCCACAGTTACTTCATAAACTGGGACCGAAAGATGTACTACAGTCGCAAAGACACTGCAGCTGAGGCTCGAACCACAACTCTAAACGAAGAGCTGGGCCAGGTTGAATTCATCTTCTCAGACAAGACAGGGACTCTTACGCAAAACGTTATGGTCTTTAATAAATGCTCCATTAATGGCCAGATCTATG GAGATGTTTATGATGAGTTTGGACACAAAGTGGATATCACAGAG AAAACACCATGTGTGGATTTCTCTTTCAACCCACTAATGGACCGGAAGTTTCGCTTTTATGATAGCAGCCTGGTAGAGGCCATAAAGTTGGAGGAGCCGCTGGTGCAGGAGTTTTTTAGATTACTAGCACTATGCCATACAGTCATGACTGAAGAACGGAGTGAAG GAGAGCTGGTGTATCAGGCTCAGTCTCCAGATGAAGGAGCTTTGGTGACTGCAGCACGCAATTTTGGCTTTGTATTTCGATCCAGAACACCAGAGACCATTACTCTGTATGAAATGGGCCAGCCGGTCACATATCAGCTCGTGGCTATATTGGATTTTAGTAATGTTCGCAAAAGAATGAGTGTTATTG TAAGGAATCCTAAAGGGCAGCTGAAGCTTTACTCTAAAGGAGCAGACACAATAATCTTTGAGAGACTTGACTCATCCAATGAAGAGCTTATGTACACTACCTCAGAGCACCTTAAT GAGTTTGCCGGTGAAGGACTTAGGACTCTGGCACTGGCTTATAAAGACCTGGATGAGGACATgtttgatgaatggatgaaaaaACTGCTGTTTGCCAGCACAACACTGGACAACCGGGAGGAGAGACTTGAAGCTCTGTATGAGGAGATAGAGCAGGATCTGATG CTTCTCGGAGCTACAGCCATAGAGGATAAACTGCAGGAAGGAGTGCCAGAAACTATAACCTGCTTAACCCTGGCCAATATCAAAATCTGGGTTCTCACTGGAGATAAACTTG AGACCGCAATGAATATCGGCTACTCCTGCAACATGCTGAGAGATGACATGAATGAAATGTTCATAATCTCAGGTCACACCATGCTCGAGGTTCAGCAGGAACTCAG AAATGCCAAAGAGAGAATCATTGGTCCCAGCAGAGAGAGGTTCAGCAGTAGCCAAGATATGAGAAAGCCTTCTAGTGACTCTGTGTTTGAGCAGACCATCATTGCAGAATATGCACTGATTATTAATGGTCACAGCTTG GCTCATGCACTGGAGGCAGAGTTGGAGCAGATCTTGTTGGATGTAGCCTGTTTGTGTAAGACTGTGATTTGCTGTAGAGTAACTCCTTTGCAAAAAGCCCAAGTGGTCGAACTGGTCAAGAGGCATAAAAGAGTTGTCACCCTGGCCATCGGAGATGGAGCCAACGACGtcaatatgatcaaaa CGGCCCACATCGGCGTGGGCATTAGTGGACAGGAGGGCATGCAGGCGGTTCTGGCCTCAGACTACTCCTTTGCTCAATTCCGTTACCTGCAGCGCCTTTTGCTGGTCCATGGCCGGTGGTCTTACCACCGCATGTGCAACTTCCTCTGCTACTTCTTTTATAAGAACTTCGCTTTCACACTGGTGCATTTCTGGTTTGGATTTTTGTGTGGCTTCTCTGCACAG acTGTGTATGACCAGTGGTTCATCACCCTGTTCAACATTGTTTACACTTCGCTGCCTGTTCTTGCTATGGGCCTGTTTGATCAA GATGTAAATGAGCAGTACAGCCTGCGCTATCCTAACTTGTACCAACCGGGGCAGCTCAATCTGTTGTTCAACAAGCGCAAATTTTTCATGTGCACCCTTCAGGGAATCTACACTTCATTTGTTCTGTTCTTCATCCCATATGGAGTCTTCTTGTGTGCTGTGCGAGATGATGGCTCACACATATCCGATCAGCAATCCTTTGCTGTTACTATAGCAACCTCACTGGTCATCGTGGTTAGCGtccag ATCGGGCTTGACACAAACTACTGGACAGCTGTGAACCACTTCTTTATTTGGGGCAGTCTGGCCATGTACTTTGCCATTCTGTTTGCAATAACCAGTGATGGCCTCTTTACAATATTTCAAAACCAGTTTCCATTCGTAG GCACCGCACGGAACACTCTGAATCAGAAGATTGTGTGGCTTGTCATTCTTCTCATAACCGTGGTGTGTTTAATGCCAATGATGGCCATCCGCTTCCTCAGGACAGACCTCTATCCTACACAGACTGATAAA GTGCGTCTGCTTCAGCAGGCCAGCAGGAGGCAGCACCCTCAGGAGCAGAACCTGAGACGAGTGCGCAGGACCAGCTCTCGCCGCTCGGCCTACGCCTTCGCCCACCAACAGGGATATGGAGAGCTCATTACCTCCGGCAAGAACATGAAAGTCCACACTCCCTCCACCTCTGCATTTCCTGACTCTCCAGAGAGACTCAAAAGTAGTACCAGCTGGACAGAAAACATGTCCAAAAAGGAATTAGACACGAACAGTACAGTGGCTGGTGAGGAAACAATGCATTCTGGGATTACAGAGCATCCCAGACCTACGCACCAGCACAGCCTTCGGACACTCTACACAGACTGA